One window of the Vicinamibacterales bacterium genome contains the following:
- a CDS encoding acetylornithine deacetylase/succinyl-diaminopimelate desuccinylase family protein: MITAADRVLAAADALADEAVAFACDLIRIPTVNPPGASYAECAHFIGQTVSAFGYAVEYHTAADRPEHSHANPRVNVVATMPGGGAGPTLHLNGHIDVVPPGAGWTIDPFAGLVRDGCIWGRGAADMKGGLAAAVFACEAIRRAGVRPRATIEISGTVDEESGGLAGVAWLAARGRIASGRTDAVIIPEPLGVDRICAGHRGAYWFEVETRGRIAHGSMPFQGVSAIDHMSAILAHFNAELRPRLAARTTDLPVIPEAARHPTLNVNAIAGGQPVDGVQTPCVADRCRAVFDRRFLMEEGFDDAKDEILDLLRELAARTPGLDYDVRDLLIVHPTRTPPDSPVIAAVDRAIRRVLGRKGTIVLSPGTYDHKHVARIAGVPHCVAYGPGALEQAHQPDERCSIADLLTSMRVLALAVLDLTGVNSAAPHLHGGE; this comes from the coding sequence CGGCGCGTCCTACGCGGAATGCGCGCACTTCATCGGACAAACGGTGTCGGCGTTCGGCTACGCCGTCGAGTACCACACCGCGGCCGACCGGCCGGAGCACTCCCACGCCAACCCGCGCGTCAATGTCGTCGCCACGATGCCGGGCGGCGGGGCGGGTCCGACCCTGCACCTCAACGGCCACATCGACGTCGTCCCGCCCGGCGCCGGCTGGACGATCGATCCCTTCGCCGGCCTCGTGCGCGATGGCTGCATCTGGGGGCGTGGCGCCGCAGACATGAAGGGCGGCCTGGCCGCGGCGGTGTTCGCCTGCGAGGCGATCCGCCGCGCCGGCGTGCGGCCGCGCGCGACGATCGAGATCAGCGGGACGGTCGACGAAGAAAGCGGCGGGCTGGCCGGCGTTGCCTGGCTCGCGGCGCGCGGACGCATCGCCTCCGGACGCACCGACGCCGTGATCATCCCCGAGCCGCTCGGCGTCGATCGCATCTGCGCCGGCCACCGCGGCGCCTATTGGTTCGAAGTCGAGACGCGCGGACGGATCGCGCACGGCAGCATGCCGTTCCAGGGAGTGAGCGCCATCGATCACATGAGCGCGATCCTGGCGCACTTCAACGCTGAACTGCGGCCGCGACTGGCCGCCCGCACGACCGACCTGCCGGTCATACCCGAGGCGGCGCGCCATCCGACGCTCAACGTCAACGCGATCGCCGGCGGCCAGCCGGTCGACGGCGTCCAGACGCCCTGCGTCGCCGACCGCTGCCGGGCCGTTTTCGATCGGCGGTTCCTGATGGAAGAGGGCTTCGACGACGCCAAAGACGAGATCCTCGATCTGCTTCGCGAGCTGGCGGCGCGGACGCCAGGCCTCGACTACGACGTGCGCGATCTGCTGATCGTGCATCCGACGCGCACGCCCCCCGATTCGCCGGTGATCGCGGCGGTCGATCGCGCCATCCGCCGCGTCCTCGGGCGCAAGGGCACCATCGTGCTCAGCCCCGGCACCTATGATCACAAGCACGTGGCGCGAATCGCCGGCGTGCCGCACTGTGTGGCCTACGGCCCCGGCGCGCTCGAACAGGCGCACCAGCCGGACGAGCGCTGCTCGATCGCGGACCTCCTCACCTCGATGCGGGTGCTCGCGCTGGCCGTGCTCGACCTGACCGGCGTCAACTCCGCGGCGCCGCACCTCCACGGCGGCGAATGA
- a CDS encoding P1 family peptidase produces MKPMLLAASVIIAATAVLPAGQGPRPRVENLTLTAVDGIKVGHFTLAERPTGCTVILAPEGTIGSGDVRGGSPGTRETDLLNPASDVHMVNAIVLAGGSAYGLDAASGTMRWLDEHHIGYPVGDAGVVPIVPSAILFDLRFGGDPKVRPGADCGYRAAEAAGPAPVQEGNVGAGAGATVGKSSSDGGPMKAGIGSAAIKYPNGLVVAAIVAVNAFGDIIDPATGSVVAGVRGPDGKLADVRKWIRDGSQAHGRAGENTTIGVVATNAKLTKAQLQKVAQMAQDGYARAISPTHTPYDGDTVFSLGTGTWTGDANYASVGAMAAEAMAEAVVRAATTATSSHGLPSARDLGTVPARFR; encoded by the coding sequence ATGAAGCCGATGCTGCTCGCGGCCAGTGTCATCATTGCTGCGACCGCCGTCCTGCCGGCAGGACAGGGGCCGCGCCCGCGGGTGGAGAACCTGACGCTGACTGCGGTCGACGGCATCAAAGTGGGCCACTTCACGCTCGCCGAACGGCCGACCGGCTGCACCGTGATCCTCGCGCCCGAGGGCACGATCGGCAGCGGCGACGTGCGCGGCGGCTCGCCGGGCACCCGCGAGACCGATCTGCTGAATCCGGCCAGCGATGTCCACATGGTCAACGCGATCGTCCTGGCCGGCGGCAGCGCCTACGGCCTCGACGCCGCGAGCGGCACGATGCGGTGGCTCGACGAGCATCACATCGGCTACCCGGTCGGTGACGCCGGCGTCGTCCCTATCGTGCCCTCGGCGATCCTGTTCGATCTACGGTTCGGCGGCGACCCGAAGGTGCGTCCTGGCGCCGACTGCGGGTATCGCGCCGCGGAGGCAGCCGGTCCCGCGCCGGTGCAGGAAGGCAACGTCGGCGCCGGCGCCGGCGCGACCGTCGGAAAGTCGAGCAGCGACGGTGGCCCGATGAAGGCGGGCATCGGCTCGGCGGCCATCAAGTATCCGAACGGTCTCGTCGTCGCGGCGATCGTTGCCGTGAACGCGTTCGGCGACATCATCGACCCGGCGACCGGCAGCGTCGTCGCCGGCGTGCGCGGGCCCGACGGCAAGCTGGCCGACGTCCGCAAGTGGATCCGAGACGGTTCGCAGGCGCATGGACGGGCCGGCGAGAACACCACCATCGGCGTCGTCGCCACCAACGCGAAACTCACCAAGGCGCAGCTGCAGAAGGTTGCGCAGATGGCGCAGGACGGCTACGCGCGCGCGATCTCGCCCACCCACACCCCGTACGACGGCGACACCGTGTTTTCGCTCGGCACCGGCACGTGGACCGGCGACGCCAACTACGCCAGCGTCGGCGCGATGGCGGCCGAGGCGATGGCCGAGGCTGTCGTCCGCGCCGCCACCACCGCGACGTCGTCACACGGCCTGCCGAGCGCGCGCGATCTCGGCACGGTGCCGGCGCGGTTCCGCTAG
- a CDS encoding sulfatase, whose translation MSRRTLIAVLLATAAIAVWARRATVLDAAQPARPNFVVFLTDDQGYGDLSSFGHPTIRTPNIDRMAAEGIRLTSFYAAPVCTPSRAQLLTGRYAFRSKMYVPYGPGAPEGLADDEITLADALKRDGYRTGMLGKWHLGDFDTRPEFNPLRHGFDVFLGIPYSHDYRRPFVPDAVRGVPLYRGFDQVERPVDANTLTARFTEEAVRFIREASGRPFFLYIAYNMPHLPAGASPRFQGTSTAGRYGDAVEEIDWSVGQVLAELKTRGLDERTMTLFFSDNGPWSNAPARSFQEGQTLWDAGSAGLLRGGKGTSWEGGMRVPAAARWPGTIPSRQVSSQMASELDVFPTFESLAGGQVSHDRPSDGDDLLPFLTGRAPTPRRELYYIVNRDLQGVREGRWKLRSADGSAPELYDLDRDPGERLDVASANLDVVAHLRERLDRFRPQVSPAAR comes from the coding sequence ATGTCACGACGCACGCTGATCGCCGTCCTGCTTGCCACTGCGGCGATCGCCGTGTGGGCGCGGCGGGCAACCGTTCTCGACGCCGCGCAGCCGGCGCGGCCCAACTTCGTCGTCTTCCTGACCGACGATCAGGGGTACGGCGACCTGTCGTCGTTCGGCCATCCGACGATCCGCACGCCCAATATCGATCGGATGGCCGCGGAAGGCATCCGGCTGACGTCGTTCTACGCCGCGCCGGTGTGCACGCCGTCGCGGGCGCAGCTGCTGACCGGCCGCTACGCCTTCCGATCGAAGATGTACGTCCCCTACGGACCGGGGGCTCCCGAGGGGCTCGCCGACGACGAGATCACGCTCGCCGACGCGTTGAAGCGCGACGGCTATCGCACCGGCATGCTCGGCAAGTGGCATCTGGGCGACTTCGACACCCGCCCGGAGTTCAATCCGCTGCGGCACGGCTTCGACGTGTTCCTCGGCATTCCGTACTCGCACGACTATCGCCGGCCATTCGTGCCGGACGCGGTGCGCGGCGTGCCGCTCTACCGCGGATTCGATCAAGTCGAACGTCCGGTCGACGCCAACACGCTCACCGCTCGGTTCACGGAGGAAGCGGTGCGGTTCATCCGCGAGGCCTCCGGCCGGCCGTTCTTCCTCTACATCGCCTACAACATGCCGCACCTGCCGGCTGGCGCCTCGCCGCGCTTCCAGGGAACGTCGACGGCCGGGCGCTACGGCGACGCCGTCGAAGAAATCGACTGGAGCGTCGGCCAGGTGCTGGCGGAGCTGAAGACGCGCGGGCTCGACGAGCGCACGATGACGCTGTTCTTCAGCGACAACGGACCGTGGTCGAATGCGCCGGCGCGATCCTTCCAGGAAGGTCAGACGCTCTGGGACGCCGGCTCGGCCGGCCTGCTCCGCGGCGGCAAGGGGACGTCGTGGGAAGGCGGTATGCGTGTGCCGGCCGCGGCGCGGTGGCCGGGGACGATTCCATCCCGACAGGTGTCGTCGCAGATGGCGTCGGAGCTCGACGTCTTTCCGACGTTCGAGTCGCTGGCTGGCGGTCAGGTCAGCCACGATCGCCCGTCCGACGGCGATGATCTCCTGCCGTTCCTGACCGGCAGGGCGCCGACCCCTCGGCGGGAGCTGTACTACATCGTGAATCGCGATCTGCAGGGCGTGCGCGAGGGCCGCTGGAAGCTGCGGTCAGCCGACGGCTCGGCGCCGGAGCTCTACGATCTCGATCGCGATCCGGGCGAGCGCCTCGACGTGGCGTCCGCCAATCTCGATGTCGTGGCGCATCTGCGCGAGCGGCTCGATCGCTTCCGGCCGCAGGTGTCGCCGGCGGCGCGGTGA